From the genome of Populus alba chromosome 10, ASM523922v2, whole genome shotgun sequence, one region includes:
- the LOC118045397 gene encoding coilin isoform X1 — METVRLRLVLDNALTTTTEGLRKCWILLKPQHRTISDLSSHILHVFDLHNACPSGLLLSMEGFVLPPFESTCILKDKDIVRVIKKGGTATEIIKIDDGLNDSLNVVEIIDKPPVTTGTNLLANEEFEKESDSYESEQEVDVAAEVEDVENSPEVKAVSKKRKASKDAHSPKRKKTKSASAKKWLEVSENVVTDVSAEQNGTLSIVDVDERSGKSRKAMRDTKKRKKTKSASAEKCMEVSENVVRSVCAGQNGTLSIFKADERSSKSTKATFNAQKSCQREQNGNGNVDASHILSGSKKCPSRSARRKKAKRQWLKEQLKAEKKAQNKRELLLNINQQSSEKDNENVSGESPEPGSQKTSEEKLREDKQLGERDSDVEGDVVPVVIGPGHIRFEPLKKGDSDHAVPQNHVSIERFQWNGITSKKKGQKWGKEKVVSCKRNDYNNFKKESYSSLTIEERTPVYDCTNFEEFPHYASLPKEGDVIAYRLVELSPSWTPELSSYRVGKVSKYDLESNIVMLVQVPEYPVIPEKIDDEASDALPETSPYQEDGSLEIKFSALFEVRLVHHGNLKSAKSVTGGSNEVHVRDQDSGTGFKLNNNHEAGTSAQENGKHNPWEETKQALTAQKAWLSQEDSCKKPESSGRSPWSYKALRGSALGPTVALLRAQNEF, encoded by the exons ATGGAGACGGTCAGGCTCCGCTTAGTGCTTGACAACGCTTTGACTACGACGACGGAAGGACTCAGAAAGTGCTGGATTCTATTAAAACCCCAACACAGAACCATCTCCGATCTCTCCTCCCATATCCTCCATGTGTTCGACCTCCACAATGCATGCCCCAGCGGCCTCCTCCTCTCT ATGGAAGGGTTTGTATTACCGCCTTTTGAGTCCACTTGTATTTTGAAGGATAAAGATATTGTCAG AGTGATAAAGAAAGGTGGCACGGCTACTGAAATTATCAAGATAGATGATGGGCTGAATGATTCGTTGAACGTGGTGGAAATAATTGACAAGCCACCGGTAACCACAGGCACGAATCTGCTTGCGAATGAGGAATTTGAAAAGGAATCTGACAGCTATGAAAGTGAACAAGAGGTGGATGTTGCCGCAGAGGTGGAGGATGTCGAAAATAGTCCAGAAGTGAAAGCAGTTTCGAAGAAGAGAAAGGCATCGAAGGATGCTCACAGCCCAAA GAGGAAGAAAACCAAATCTGCCAGTGCTAAAAAATGGCTAGAGGTTTCAGAAAATGTAGTGACTGATGTCTCTGCAGAGCAGAATGGCACTTTGAgcattgttgatgttgatgaaaGAAGTGGCAAGAGTAGGAAAGCTATGCGTGACACTAAGAa GAGGAAGAAAACTAAATCTGCTAGTGCTGAAAAATGTATGGAAGTTTCAGAAAATGTTGTAAGAAGTGTCTGCGCAGGGCAGAATGGCACTTTGAGCATTTTTAAAGCAGATGAAAGAAGTAGCAAGAGTACAAAAGCTACTTTTAATGCACAGAA GTCTTGCCAGCGTGAACAAAATGGAAATGGGAATGTGGATGCATCACATATACTTTCTGGATCTAAAAAG TGCCCCAGTAGAAGTGCTAGGCGTAAAAAGGCGAAGAGGCAATGGTTGAAGGAACAACTCAAAGCTGAAAAGAAAGCA CAAAATAAGAGGGAGTTGCTCTTGAATATCAATCAGCAATCATCTGAAAAGGATAATGAGAATGTTTCTGGAGAATCACCTGAACCAGGAAGTCAGAAAACCTCTGAAGAAAAACTCAGGGAAGACAAACAATTGGGAGAGCGAGATAGTGATGTAGAGGGTGATGTTGTTCCCGTCGTGATCGGGCCGGGACATATTCGTTTTGAGCCGCTCAAGAAAG GGGATTCTGATCATGCTGTGCCGCAAAATCACGTTTCTATT GAAAGATTTCAGTGGAATGGAATAACAAGCAAAAAGAAAGGCCAAAAGTGGGGTAAAGAGAAAGTGGTGTCATGCAAAAGGAATGATTATAACAATTTCAAGAAAGAGTCTTACAGCAGTCTTACTATTGAAGAACGGACACCTGTATATGATTGCACCAACTTTGAAGAGTTTCCACACTATGCTAGCTTGCCAaag GAAGGTGATGTAATTGCTTATCGTTTGGTTGAGCTGTCACCATCCTGGACCCCTGAGCTCTCATCATACCGT GTTGGAAAGGTATCAAAATATGATCTTGAATCCAATATAGTTATGCTGGTCCAAGTACCAGAATATCCAGTAATTCCTGAGAAGATAGATGATGAGGCATCCGATGCACTACCAGAAACATCCCCTTATCAGGAAGATGGTTCCTTAGAG ATAAAGTTTTCAGCACTTTTTGAAGTTCGCCTTGTTCACCATGGCAATCTAAAGTCAGCAAAATCAGTTACTGGTGGATCTAATGAAGTCCATGTAAGGGATCAAGATTCTGGAACTGGTTTCAAGCTGAACAATAACCACGAAGCTGGTACTTCTGCTCAAG AAAACGGAAAACATAATCCATGGGAAGAAACTAAGCAGGCTTTGACAGCACAGAAGGCATGGCTATCTCAGGAAGATAGCTGTAAAAAACCTGAGAGTTCAGGCAGGAGCCCATGGTCTTATAAGGCCTTGAGAGGCAGCGCATTGGGTCCAACAGTTGCTTTATTAAGAGCACAAAATGAATTTTGA
- the LOC118045397 gene encoding coilin isoform X2 encodes METVRLRLVLDNALTTTTEGLRKCWILLKPQHRTISDLSSHILHVFDLHNACPSGLLLSMEGFVLPPFESTCILKDKDIVRVIKKGGTATEIIKIDDGLNDSLNVVEIIDKPPVTTGTNLLANEEFEKESDSYESEQEVDVAAEVEDVENSPEVKAVSKKRKASKDAHSPKRKKTKSASAKKWLEVSENVVTDVSAEQNGTLSIVDVDERSGKSRKAMRDTKKRKKTKSASAEKCMEVSENVVRSVCAGQNGTLSIFKADERSSKSTKATFNAQKSCQREQNGNGNVDASHILSGSKKCPSRSARRKKAKRQWLKEQLKAEKKAQSSEKDNENVSGESPEPGSQKTSEEKLREDKQLGERDSDVEGDVVPVVIGPGHIRFEPLKKGDSDHAVPQNHVSIERFQWNGITSKKKGQKWGKEKVVSCKRNDYNNFKKESYSSLTIEERTPVYDCTNFEEFPHYASLPKEGDVIAYRLVELSPSWTPELSSYRVGKVSKYDLESNIVMLVQVPEYPVIPEKIDDEASDALPETSPYQEDGSLEIKFSALFEVRLVHHGNLKSAKSVTGGSNEVHVRDQDSGTGFKLNNNHEAGTSAQENGKHNPWEETKQALTAQKAWLSQEDSCKKPESSGRSPWSYKALRGSALGPTVALLRAQNEF; translated from the exons ATGGAGACGGTCAGGCTCCGCTTAGTGCTTGACAACGCTTTGACTACGACGACGGAAGGACTCAGAAAGTGCTGGATTCTATTAAAACCCCAACACAGAACCATCTCCGATCTCTCCTCCCATATCCTCCATGTGTTCGACCTCCACAATGCATGCCCCAGCGGCCTCCTCCTCTCT ATGGAAGGGTTTGTATTACCGCCTTTTGAGTCCACTTGTATTTTGAAGGATAAAGATATTGTCAG AGTGATAAAGAAAGGTGGCACGGCTACTGAAATTATCAAGATAGATGATGGGCTGAATGATTCGTTGAACGTGGTGGAAATAATTGACAAGCCACCGGTAACCACAGGCACGAATCTGCTTGCGAATGAGGAATTTGAAAAGGAATCTGACAGCTATGAAAGTGAACAAGAGGTGGATGTTGCCGCAGAGGTGGAGGATGTCGAAAATAGTCCAGAAGTGAAAGCAGTTTCGAAGAAGAGAAAGGCATCGAAGGATGCTCACAGCCCAAA GAGGAAGAAAACCAAATCTGCCAGTGCTAAAAAATGGCTAGAGGTTTCAGAAAATGTAGTGACTGATGTCTCTGCAGAGCAGAATGGCACTTTGAgcattgttgatgttgatgaaaGAAGTGGCAAGAGTAGGAAAGCTATGCGTGACACTAAGAa GAGGAAGAAAACTAAATCTGCTAGTGCTGAAAAATGTATGGAAGTTTCAGAAAATGTTGTAAGAAGTGTCTGCGCAGGGCAGAATGGCACTTTGAGCATTTTTAAAGCAGATGAAAGAAGTAGCAAGAGTACAAAAGCTACTTTTAATGCACAGAA GTCTTGCCAGCGTGAACAAAATGGAAATGGGAATGTGGATGCATCACATATACTTTCTGGATCTAAAAAG TGCCCCAGTAGAAGTGCTAGGCGTAAAAAGGCGAAGAGGCAATGGTTGAAGGAACAACTCAAAGCTGAAAAGAAAGCA CAATCATCTGAAAAGGATAATGAGAATGTTTCTGGAGAATCACCTGAACCAGGAAGTCAGAAAACCTCTGAAGAAAAACTCAGGGAAGACAAACAATTGGGAGAGCGAGATAGTGATGTAGAGGGTGATGTTGTTCCCGTCGTGATCGGGCCGGGACATATTCGTTTTGAGCCGCTCAAGAAAG GGGATTCTGATCATGCTGTGCCGCAAAATCACGTTTCTATT GAAAGATTTCAGTGGAATGGAATAACAAGCAAAAAGAAAGGCCAAAAGTGGGGTAAAGAGAAAGTGGTGTCATGCAAAAGGAATGATTATAACAATTTCAAGAAAGAGTCTTACAGCAGTCTTACTATTGAAGAACGGACACCTGTATATGATTGCACCAACTTTGAAGAGTTTCCACACTATGCTAGCTTGCCAaag GAAGGTGATGTAATTGCTTATCGTTTGGTTGAGCTGTCACCATCCTGGACCCCTGAGCTCTCATCATACCGT GTTGGAAAGGTATCAAAATATGATCTTGAATCCAATATAGTTATGCTGGTCCAAGTACCAGAATATCCAGTAATTCCTGAGAAGATAGATGATGAGGCATCCGATGCACTACCAGAAACATCCCCTTATCAGGAAGATGGTTCCTTAGAG ATAAAGTTTTCAGCACTTTTTGAAGTTCGCCTTGTTCACCATGGCAATCTAAAGTCAGCAAAATCAGTTACTGGTGGATCTAATGAAGTCCATGTAAGGGATCAAGATTCTGGAACTGGTTTCAAGCTGAACAATAACCACGAAGCTGGTACTTCTGCTCAAG AAAACGGAAAACATAATCCATGGGAAGAAACTAAGCAGGCTTTGACAGCACAGAAGGCATGGCTATCTCAGGAAGATAGCTGTAAAAAACCTGAGAGTTCAGGCAGGAGCCCATGGTCTTATAAGGCCTTGAGAGGCAGCGCATTGGGTCCAACAGTTGCTTTATTAAGAGCACAAAATGAATTTTGA
- the LOC118045399 gene encoding uncharacterized protein, with the protein MSRHPETNPHFIKTPLQQREGQPSETPPSPGGPSSGRQDQQYPPPEGLLATRPRGKRQASKKNGAPGVKPEHEGQGRSSWIPPAQQHPGQESHFPLHGNQVQSPPTQPPQHQDHPPLPFRSPWAELPPQHQDNPRLPFRSPWAELPPQHQSRQDQQYPPPEGPLVHFPPGQHPESHFPLHGNQVQSPPTQPPQYQDHPPFLLHNGTFQSPWAELPPQLRDPHPQPHGPKHDSEPHVPPRNQDQDRSPVVTLPQHQERNPRQPSGLVGRPAQFSGLPKPGGTKPLIWLGAVFCAILWIVIFLGGLIVLIVYLVYRPRSPRFDVSSASLNMAYIDAGSLLNADLTVLANFTNPNKKVSVDFSYMIIDLYYGSTLIATQYIEPFSAERAESRFVNVHMVTSQVRLPVLESTRLQEQISKNGAIFDVKGVFRVRSKLGTLLKYSYRLYGHCTILVTAPPSGVLRATKCRTKR; encoded by the coding sequence ATGTCTAGGCATCCAGAAACAAACCCTCATTTTATTAAAACACCTCTGCAACAGCGTGAAGGCCAACCCTCCGAGACACCACCTAGTCCCGGGGGGCCGTCGTCAGGTCGTCAAGATCAACAATACCCGCCACCTGAGGGCCTACTGGCGACTCGACCAAGGGGTAAACGCCAAGCTTCCAAGAAGAATGGTGCACCGGGGGTTAAACCAGAGCATGAAGGCCAAGGCCGCAGTTCATGGATCCCACCAGCACAGCAGCATCCGGGCCAAGAATCACACTTTCCACTTCATGGCAACCAAGTCCAAAGTCCACCAACGCAGCCACCACAGCATCAAGACCACCCACCTTTGCCATTCCGTAGCCCATGGGCAGAACTTCCACCACAGCATCAAGACAACCCACGTTTGCCATTCCGTAGCCCATGGGCAGAACTTCCACCACAGCATCAGAGTCGTCAAGATCAACAATACCCGCCACCTGAGGGCCCACTGGTGCATTTCCCTCCGGGCCAACATCCCGAATCACACTTTCCACTTCATGGCAACCAAGTCCAAAGTCCACCAACGCAGCCACCACAGTATCAAGACCACCCACCTTTTCTATTGCATAATGGGACATTCCAGAGCCCATGGGCAGAACTTCCACCACAGCTCCGTGACCCTCACCCCCAGCCACATGGCCCCAAGCATGATAGTGAACCTCATGTACCACCGAGGAATCAAGATCAAGACCGTAGTCCTGTGGTGACACTTCCACAGCATCAAGAACGAAACCCCCGGCAGCCCTCCGGTCTAGTAGGCCGACCAGCACAGTTTTCTGGGTTGCCAAAACCTGGTGGAACCAAACCCTTAATATGGCTAGGTGCAGTTTTCTGCGCAATTCTTTGGATCGTAATATTCCTAGGAGGCCTAATTGTCCTTATAGTCTACCTGGTATATCGCCCACGTAGTCCTCGGTTTGATGTGTCCAGTGCCTCCTTAAACATGGCCTACATCGATGCGGGCTCTCTACTCAATGCTGATCTAACTGTGCTAGCAAACTTCACCAATCCAAACAAGAAAGTGAGCGTGGACTTCAGTTACATGATCATTGATCTATACTACGGAAGCACTCTTATCGCTACCCAATACATAGAACCGTTTTCTGCAGAGAGGGCCGAGTCGAGGTTCGTCAATGTTCATATGGTTACAAGTCAGGTCCGGCTTCCCGTCCTGGAAAGCACGCGGCTCCAGGAGCAGATTAGTAAAAATGGAGCCATATTTGACGTGAAAGGAGTATTTCGGGTGCGATCTAAACTGGGGACTTTACTGAAGTACTCGTATAGGCTATATGGTCACTGCACTATCTTGGTGACAGCTCCTCCCAGTGGAGTCCTTCGAGCTACCAAGTGCAGAACAAAACGATGA